One Streptomyces coeruleorubidus DNA segment encodes these proteins:
- a CDS encoding sugar ABC transporter permease, which yields MSIDKTSAVPEDHVVENPEAAKAAVTVVDPRLLVREQGLAGYVTEFKRKMKSGDLGSLPVVVGLAIIWIIFQSLNSNFLTAGNLSDMSVAMVGTGMIAVGIVFVLLLGEIDLSVGSVSGVAGASFAVLNVTNGMNEWLAFLLAIVTGTVAGALHGFFFAKIGVPAFAVTLAGLLFWNGFMLQILGDNGTINLDPDGVVAQLTSYYFSDVAAAYGLAAVVTVGYFLSSFLGNRRREAAGVPSRPLSETIVRTVLLAIVAFAVAIVFNQYKGLPLAVVIFIVVLLVTDFVLRRTAYGRKVFALGGSVEASRRAGINVEMVRISVFAISGTFAAVGGLFIASKIAAANQGAGGGDLLMNAIAAAVIGGTSLFGGRGRTWNALLGVLVIVSIQYGLALEGIASPVQYMITGGVLLATVVIDAVTRKTQKTAGRA from the coding sequence GTGAGCATCGACAAGACCTCCGCGGTGCCCGAAGACCACGTCGTGGAGAACCCCGAGGCGGCCAAGGCCGCCGTCACGGTCGTCGACCCCCGGCTGCTGGTGCGCGAGCAGGGCCTCGCGGGCTACGTCACCGAGTTCAAGCGGAAGATGAAGTCCGGCGACCTGGGCTCCCTCCCGGTCGTCGTCGGCCTGGCCATCATCTGGATCATCTTCCAGAGCCTGAACTCCAACTTCCTCACCGCGGGCAACCTGTCCGACATGTCCGTCGCCATGGTCGGCACGGGCATGATCGCCGTCGGCATCGTGTTCGTGCTGCTGCTGGGGGAGATCGACCTGTCGGTCGGCTCGGTCAGCGGTGTCGCGGGTGCGAGCTTCGCCGTGCTGAACGTCACCAACGGCATGAACGAGTGGCTCGCCTTCCTGCTGGCCATCGTCACCGGCACGGTCGCCGGCGCGCTGCACGGCTTCTTCTTCGCGAAGATCGGTGTCCCCGCGTTCGCCGTCACCCTGGCCGGACTGCTGTTCTGGAACGGCTTCATGCTCCAGATCCTGGGCGACAACGGCACGATCAACCTCGACCCGGACGGGGTCGTGGCCCAGCTGACCAGCTACTACTTCTCGGACGTGGCCGCCGCCTACGGGCTGGCCGCCGTGGTGACCGTCGGGTACTTCCTCAGCTCCTTCCTCGGCAACCGGCGCAGGGAGGCCGCGGGGGTGCCGTCGCGGCCGCTGAGCGAGACCATCGTGCGGACGGTGCTGCTGGCGATCGTCGCGTTCGCCGTCGCCATCGTCTTCAACCAGTACAAGGGCCTGCCGCTGGCCGTGGTGATCTTCATCGTGGTGCTGCTGGTCACGGACTTCGTGCTGCGGCGCACGGCGTACGGCCGGAAGGTTTTCGCCCTCGGCGGCAGCGTCGAGGCGTCGCGGCGGGCCGGCATCAACGTGGAGATGGTCCGGATCTCGGTGTTCGCGATCTCCGGGACCTTCGCCGCGGTGGGCGGTCTGTTCATCGCCTCGAAGATCGCGGCGGCCAACCAGGGTGCCGGTGGCGGTGACCTGCTGATGAACGCGATCGCGGCCGCGGTGATCGGCGGTACGTCGCTGTTCGGCGGTCGTGGGCGTACGTGGAACGCGCTGCTCGGTGTGCTGGTGATCGTGTCGATCCAGTACGGGCTCGCCCTGGAGGGCATCGCTTCTCCGGTGCAGTACATGATCACGGGTGGTGTGCTGTTGGCCACGGTCGTGATCGACGCGGTGACGCGTAAGACGCAGAAGACGGCAGGGCGCGCGTAG
- a CDS encoding carbohydrate ABC transporter permease — protein sequence MQHGKYRFIVGFLALPLGLYALFVVWPFIQSIYYSFTDWTGLSPEFKMVGFDNYSRMLDDEIFWKSLQHSLLFALLLPVVTISLALFFAFMINVGGRKRKNGPVVSGVRGSSFYKIVYFFPQVLSIAIVALLFAFAYNPDSGAINSILRGIGLDGVQPLWLGDPDLALWAVMAVLVWSTVGFFVVLFSAGMASIPAEMYEAALLDGAGRATTFFRITLPLLWDTVQSGWVYMGILALGAESFAVVQIMTTGPGGPDYSTTVMVLYVYQKAFRDGQAAYATTIGVALLVVTLAFAAVVMRLGRRERLEY from the coding sequence ATGCAGCACGGCAAGTACCGGTTCATCGTGGGCTTCCTCGCGCTGCCCCTGGGACTGTACGCGCTCTTCGTGGTCTGGCCGTTCATCCAGTCCATCTACTACTCGTTCACGGACTGGACCGGCCTGAGCCCCGAATTCAAGATGGTCGGTTTCGACAACTACAGCCGGATGCTGGACGACGAGATCTTCTGGAAGTCGTTGCAGCACAGCCTGCTGTTCGCGCTCCTGCTGCCGGTCGTGACGATCAGCCTGGCGCTGTTCTTCGCCTTCATGATCAATGTGGGCGGCAGAAAGAGGAAGAACGGCCCGGTCGTCTCCGGTGTCCGCGGCTCCTCCTTCTACAAAATCGTCTACTTCTTCCCGCAGGTCCTCTCGATCGCCATCGTCGCGCTGCTGTTCGCGTTCGCGTACAACCCGGACAGCGGCGCGATCAACTCGATCCTGCGCGGGATCGGGCTGGACGGCGTCCAGCCGCTGTGGCTGGGCGACCCCGACCTCGCGCTGTGGGCCGTGATGGCGGTGCTCGTCTGGTCCACGGTCGGCTTCTTCGTGGTCCTCTTCTCCGCCGGCATGGCCTCCATCCCGGCGGAGATGTACGAGGCCGCGCTGCTGGACGGGGCGGGCCGGGCCACGACGTTCTTCCGCATCACCCTTCCCCTGCTCTGGGACACCGTGCAGTCGGGCTGGGTCTACATGGGCATCCTCGCCCTGGGAGCCGAGTCGTTCGCGGTCGTGCAGATCATGACGACCGGGCCGGGCGGTCCCGACTACTCGACCACCGTCATGGTCCTGTACGTGTACCAGAAGGCGTTCCGTGACGGGCAGGCCGCCTACGCCACCACCATCGGTGTCGCCCTGCTCGTCGTCACGCTGGCCTTCGCCGCCGTGGTGATGCGGCTGGGCCGTCGCGAGCGGCTGGAGTACTGA
- a CDS encoding alpha-glucuronidase, translating to MPLPVPVLPEGVDPAWLPSAAFRAVGSRRTLIRGSGALVETVHGEVAEACRRFGGRVVRDVQPGEGAYDLVLDPGADGFGEEGFTSAREGGTTTVTASGGRGLLYGLFHVVRLGEAAFTGAWARETHRPALALRMLDHWDNVAVHPVMGQVERGYAGGSLFWEDGRARGDLERVRAYGRLLAACGINAVAVNNVNVHETEAHLLTDRIGEVAAIADVLRPYGIRTHLSVSFAAPVVLGGLPTADPLGEAVRAWWAAATRWVYEAIPDFGGYVVKADSEGQPGPFAYGRTHADGANMLAAVLEPYGGTVHWRAFVYDHRQDWRDRTTDRARAAYDHFVPLDGEFAPNAVLQVKHGPMDFQVREPVSPLIGAMPRTRLAVELQVTQEYTGQQRHVCWLGPMWSEVLRFRHEPESSVGERARGGLVAVSNAGDDPFWTGHPLAQANLYTFGRLAWRPDTEPREVLDEWIGLTFPEVSERLSDGLHAVLDGSWRTYEKYTAPLGVGWMVQPGHHYGPSVDGYEYSPWGTYHFADRDGIGVDRSVATGTGYAGQYTKPWAELYESPDTCPDELLLFFHHVPYGHLLTSGKTVIQHIYDTHFEGVEEVEEAREVWALLAGLVDPARHARVAERYEEQLRSAREWRDQINSYFFRKSGVPDERGRRIY from the coding sequence ATGCCGCTTCCCGTGCCCGTCTTGCCCGAGGGTGTCGATCCGGCCTGGCTGCCGTCCGCCGCCTTCCGGGCGGTCGGCAGCCGGCGGACGCTGATCCGTGGATCGGGTGCGCTGGTGGAGACGGTGCACGGGGAGGTGGCGGAGGCCTGCCGGCGGTTCGGGGGGCGGGTCGTGCGCGACGTCCAGCCGGGCGAGGGCGCGTACGACCTGGTCCTCGACCCGGGTGCCGACGGCTTCGGCGAGGAAGGCTTCACATCCGCGCGTGAGGGCGGCACGACGACCGTCACCGCCTCCGGCGGACGGGGGCTGCTGTACGGCCTGTTCCATGTCGTGCGGCTCGGCGAGGCGGCGTTCACCGGCGCGTGGGCTCGGGAGACGCACCGCCCCGCCCTCGCCCTGCGCATGCTCGACCACTGGGACAACGTCGCCGTGCACCCGGTCATGGGCCAGGTGGAGCGCGGATACGCGGGCGGCTCGCTGTTCTGGGAGGACGGGCGGGCGCGCGGCGACCTGGAGCGGGTGCGGGCGTACGGCAGGCTGCTCGCGGCCTGCGGGATCAACGCGGTCGCCGTCAACAACGTCAACGTGCACGAGACCGAGGCGCACCTGCTGACCGACCGGATCGGCGAAGTGGCCGCGATCGCCGATGTGCTGCGGCCCTATGGGATCCGCACACACCTGTCCGTGTCCTTCGCCGCGCCGGTGGTGCTCGGTGGACTTCCCACGGCCGATCCGCTGGGCGAGGCGGTGCGGGCTTGGTGGGCAGCGGCGACACGATGGGTGTACGAGGCGATCCCCGACTTCGGCGGGTACGTGGTGAAGGCCGACTCGGAGGGGCAGCCGGGCCCGTTCGCGTACGGCCGCACTCACGCGGACGGAGCGAACATGCTGGCCGCCGTGCTCGAACCGTACGGCGGCACCGTCCACTGGCGGGCGTTCGTCTACGACCACCGCCAGGACTGGCGGGACCGCACGACGGACCGGGCCCGGGCCGCGTACGACCACTTCGTGCCGCTGGACGGCGAGTTCGCGCCGAACGCCGTGCTCCAGGTGAAGCACGGGCCGATGGACTTCCAGGTGCGCGAGCCGGTCTCGCCGCTGATCGGCGCGATGCCGCGCACCCGGCTGGCGGTGGAGTTGCAGGTCACCCAGGAGTACACCGGGCAGCAGCGGCACGTCTGCTGGCTGGGGCCGATGTGGAGCGAGGTGCTGCGGTTCCGGCACGAACCGGAGTCGTCCGTGGGGGAACGGGCGCGGGGCGGGCTGGTCGCCGTGTCCAACGCCGGCGACGATCCGTTCTGGACCGGGCATCCCCTCGCCCAGGCCAACCTGTACACCTTCGGACGGCTGGCCTGGCGGCCGGACACCGAGCCGCGTGAGGTGCTCGACGAGTGGATCGGGCTGACCTTCCCGGAGGTCTCGGAGCGCCTGTCCGACGGGCTGCACGCGGTGCTCGACGGCTCGTGGCGGACGTACGAGAAGTACACCGCTCCGCTCGGCGTGGGATGGATGGTGCAGCCGGGCCACCACTACGGGCCCAGCGTCGACGGCTACGAGTACAGCCCCTGGGGCACCTACCACTTCGCCGACCGGGACGGCATCGGCGTCGACCGCAGTGTGGCGACCGGCACCGGGTACGCCGGGCAGTACACCAAGCCGTGGGCCGAGCTGTACGAGTCGCCGGACACCTGCCCCGACGAGCTGCTGCTGTTCTTCCACCACGTGCCGTACGGACATCTGCTGACGAGCGGGAAGACCGTGATCCAGCACATCTACGACACGCACTTCGAGGGCGTGGAGGAGGTCGAGGAGGCCCGGGAGGTGTGGGCCTTGCTGGCCGGGCTGGTGGACCCGGCACGCCACGCCCGGGTGGCGGAGCGGTACGAGGAGCAGCTCCGCAGCGCCCGCGAGTGGCGCGACCAGATCAACAGCTACTTCTTCCGCAAGTCGGGGGTGCCGGACGAGCGGGGGCGCCGGATTTACTGA
- a CDS encoding ROK family transcriptional regulator translates to METPGSQSSLHRANLERVVRAVRLAGSLTQAEIARTTGLSAATVSNIVRELKDGGTVEVTPTSAGGRRARSVSLSGDAGIVIGVDFGHTHLRVAVGNLAHQVLAEESEPLDVDASSTQGFDRAEQLVTRLIEATGVDRSKIAGVGLGVPGPIDVESGTLGSTAILPGWTGTKPAEELRGRLGVPVHVDNDANLGALGEMVWGSGRGVRDLAYIKVASGVGAGLVIDGKIYRGPGGTAGEIGHITLDESGPVCRCGNRGCLETFAAARYVLPLLQSSHGTDLTMEGVVRLARDGDPGCRRVIADVGRHIGSGVANLCNLLNPSRVVLGGDLAEAGELVLGPIRESVGRYAIPSAARQLSVLPGALGGRAEVLGALALALSEMGDSTLLDGTAVGALQAGTPAFT, encoded by the coding sequence GTGGAGACTCCGGGGTCGCAGTCATCGCTGCACCGAGCCAACCTGGAGCGGGTCGTACGAGCCGTACGCCTGGCGGGCTCCCTCACCCAGGCCGAGATCGCCCGGACGACGGGCCTGTCCGCGGCGACGGTGTCCAACATCGTCCGGGAGTTGAAGGACGGCGGCACGGTCGAGGTCACACCCACCTCGGCAGGCGGCCGCAGGGCCCGCAGCGTGTCGCTCAGCGGTGACGCCGGCATCGTCATAGGGGTCGACTTCGGCCACACCCACCTGCGCGTCGCCGTCGGCAACCTCGCCCACCAGGTCCTCGCCGAGGAGTCCGAGCCCTTGGACGTGGACGCCTCCTCGACCCAGGGCTTCGACCGGGCGGAACAGCTGGTCACCCGCCTGATCGAGGCCACCGGGGTCGACCGTTCCAAGATCGCCGGCGTCGGCCTCGGCGTGCCCGGCCCCATCGACGTCGAGTCCGGCACCCTCGGCTCGACCGCGATCCTCCCCGGCTGGACGGGCACCAAGCCCGCCGAGGAGCTCCGCGGCCGCCTCGGCGTCCCCGTGCACGTGGACAACGACGCCAACCTCGGCGCCCTCGGCGAGATGGTCTGGGGCAGCGGCCGCGGCGTGCGCGACCTCGCGTACATCAAGGTCGCCAGCGGTGTCGGCGCGGGCCTGGTGATCGACGGCAAGATCTACCGCGGTCCAGGCGGTACCGCCGGAGAAATCGGACATATTACACTCGATGAATCCGGCCCCGTCTGCCGCTGCGGAAACCGCGGCTGCCTGGAGACCTTCGCGGCCGCGCGCTACGTGCTCCCGCTCCTCCAGTCCAGCCACGGCACCGACCTGACGATGGAAGGCGTCGTGCGGCTCGCGCGGGACGGAGACCCGGGCTGCCGTCGGGTGATCGCCGACGTCGGCCGCCACATCGGCAGTGGAGTGGCCAATCTCTGCAACCTGCTGAACCCGAGCCGCGTGGTGCTCGGCGGTGATCTCGCCGAGGCCGGTGAGCTGGTGCTCGGGCCGATCCGGGAGTCCGTGGGCCGCTACGCCATCCCCAGTGCGGCACGCCAGCTGTCCGTTCTCCCCGGGGCGCTCGGCGGCCGTGCGGAGGTGCTCGGAGCGCTCGCGCTGGCCCTCAGCGAGATGGGCGATTCGACCCTTTTGGACGGCACTGCCGTCGGGGCGCTGCAGGCGGGGACCCCTGCCTTCACTTAG
- a CDS encoding carbohydrate ABC transporter permease — MKTTQSPAPVPAESGAPVTKADTPAGPPPKEKKEGTVLNAFSHGILVLWAFMVVMPLLWAVMTSFKDDRSIFSSPWSLPDTLHFDNWSRAWTEANMSDYFLNTVLVVGGSLVGTLVLGSMAAYVLARFDFPGNRFIYYLFIGGMSFPIMLALVPLFYVVNNMGLLNTIHGLILVYIAYSLPFTVFFLTAFFRTLPTSVAEAAFVDGASHSRTFFQIMLPMAKPGLVSVGIFNFLGQWNQYMLPTVLNTDPDKRVLTQGLVQLAVSQGYKGDWSGLFAGLVMAMLPVLAAYIIFQRQVVQGLTAGALK, encoded by the coding sequence ATGAAGACGACGCAGAGCCCCGCGCCCGTGCCGGCCGAGTCCGGTGCGCCGGTCACCAAGGCCGACACCCCGGCGGGCCCGCCCCCGAAGGAGAAGAAGGAGGGCACGGTCCTCAACGCCTTCTCCCACGGCATCCTCGTCCTCTGGGCGTTCATGGTGGTGATGCCCCTGCTCTGGGCGGTCATGACGTCCTTCAAGGACGACCGCTCGATCTTCTCCTCTCCCTGGTCTCTGCCGGACACCCTGCACTTCGACAACTGGTCGCGGGCGTGGACCGAGGCCAACATGAGCGACTACTTCCTCAACACCGTCCTGGTGGTGGGGGGTTCGCTCGTCGGCACCCTCGTCCTCGGCTCGATGGCGGCATACGTCCTGGCCCGCTTCGACTTCCCGGGCAACCGCTTCATCTACTACCTGTTCATCGGCGGCATGAGCTTCCCGATCATGCTGGCGCTGGTCCCGCTGTTCTACGTCGTGAACAACATGGGCCTGCTGAACACCATCCACGGCCTGATCCTCGTCTACATCGCCTACTCCCTCCCTTTCACGGTGTTCTTCCTGACGGCGTTCTTCCGCACGCTGCCGACGTCGGTGGCGGAGGCGGCCTTCGTCGACGGCGCCTCGCACAGCCGTACGTTCTTCCAGATCATGCTGCCCATGGCCAAGCCGGGCCTGGTCAGCGTCGGCATCTTCAACTTCCTGGGCCAGTGGAACCAGTACATGCTCCCCACGGTCCTCAACACCGACCCCGACAAGCGCGTCCTCACCCAGGGCCTCGTCCAGCTGGCGGTCAGCCAGGGCTACAAGGGTGACTGGTCGGGACTCTTCGCGGGCCTGGTCATGGCCATGCTCCCGGTCCTGGCGGCGTACATCATCTTCCAGCGACAGGTGGTGCAGGGCCTGACGGCGGGCGCGCTGAAGTAG
- the ngcE gene encoding N-acetylglucosamine/diacetylchitobiose ABC transporter substrate-binding protein, whose translation MGSTSAENHGTEGVGRRDLIKRSAALGLISVPTMSFLSACASSGGDDSGDKAKAGKKTAKNPLGVNDTAGMEFVLFDGGFGKEYAEDAVKIYEKDFPKAKVKFSATQKIQSTLQPRFNQGTPPDLIDNSGAEQMDMGVLVGKNQLTDLTPLLDAPSYDDPAKKVRDTLRPGIVEMGQFDGEKVWILYYAYTVYGVWYSQKALDSLDEQYPETWDQMLAVCEKAKKKGMAGWTYAGKYPYYLPFSLYPMIGKVGGREVLDAIDNLEPNAWKHPAVKACFDAYYELYKKGYILKGTPGLDHIQSQTAWAQGKALFIPNGSWVENESANVIPKDFDLAVSAPTGLDTSDKLPFGTIWASGGEPFIVPAKAKNAEGGMEQLRIMLSEASSKNFTSKVKSLTAYNGGTDGIALTPGLKSGVAALDKAGENVVNPRLQDWYVQLQKEKIGVSGLGEMMAGRLTPAEAIKKIQGYADEAAKDDSIKHYKHQ comes from the coding sequence ATGGGATCCACTTCCGCCGAGAACCACGGCACCGAAGGAGTCGGCCGCCGTGATCTGATCAAAAGGTCCGCCGCGCTCGGGCTGATCTCCGTTCCCACGATGAGCTTCCTGTCCGCCTGCGCCAGCAGCGGCGGCGACGACAGCGGGGACAAGGCCAAAGCCGGCAAGAAGACCGCGAAGAACCCGCTCGGCGTCAACGACACCGCGGGCATGGAATTCGTCCTGTTCGACGGCGGTTTCGGCAAGGAGTACGCCGAGGACGCCGTGAAGATCTACGAGAAGGACTTCCCCAAGGCGAAGGTGAAGTTCTCCGCCACCCAGAAGATCCAGTCCACCCTCCAGCCCCGCTTCAACCAGGGCACCCCGCCGGACCTCATCGACAACTCCGGCGCCGAACAGATGGACATGGGCGTCCTGGTCGGCAAGAACCAGCTCACCGACCTCACCCCGCTGCTGGACGCGCCCTCCTACGACGACCCGGCCAAGAAGGTCCGCGACACGCTGCGCCCCGGCATCGTCGAGATGGGCCAGTTCGACGGCGAGAAGGTCTGGATCCTCTACTACGCCTACACGGTCTACGGCGTCTGGTACTCGCAGAAGGCCCTGGACTCGCTCGACGAGCAGTACCCCGAGACCTGGGACCAGATGCTCGCGGTCTGCGAGAAGGCCAAGAAGAAGGGCATGGCGGGCTGGACGTACGCGGGCAAGTACCCGTACTACCTCCCCTTCTCGCTCTACCCGATGATCGGCAAGGTCGGCGGCCGCGAGGTCCTCGACGCCATCGACAACCTGGAGCCGAACGCCTGGAAGCACCCGGCCGTCAAGGCCTGCTTCGACGCGTACTACGAGCTCTACAAGAAGGGCTACATCCTCAAGGGCACCCCGGGCCTGGACCACATCCAGTCGCAGACCGCCTGGGCCCAGGGCAAGGCGCTGTTCATCCCGAACGGCTCCTGGGTGGAGAACGAGTCGGCGAACGTCATCCCGAAGGACTTCGACCTGGCCGTCTCCGCGCCCACCGGCCTCGACACCTCCGACAAGCTGCCCTTCGGCACCATCTGGGCCTCCGGCGGCGAGCCCTTCATCGTCCCGGCCAAGGCGAAGAACGCCGAGGGCGGCATGGAGCAGTTGCGCATCATGCTCAGCGAGGCGTCGTCGAAGAACTTCACCAGCAAGGTGAAGTCGCTGACCGCGTACAACGGCGGCACCGACGGCATCGCCCTCACCCCTGGTCTGAAATCGGGTGTCGCGGCGCTGGACAAGGCGGGCGAGAACGTGGTGAATCCCCGCCTCCAGGACTGGTACGTGCAGTTGCAGAAGGAGAAGATCGGGGTCTCCGGCCTGGGCGAGATGATGGCCGGCCGCCTCACCCCGGCCGAGGCCATCAAAAAGATCCAGGGCTACGCCGACGAGGCCGCCAAGGACGACTCCATCAAGCACTACAAGCACCAGTAA
- a CDS encoding ABC transporter substrate-binding protein: protein MRRAAVAIAAGAMAVSLAACGSAKESGDNADSTGSAKKGDDIKVGLLLPENATARYEKFDRPLIQKKVKELTNGKGEVVYANAKQDASTQNQQVDTMVTNKVDVLIVDAVDSKAIAGSVKKAKDAGIPVVAYDRLAEGPIDAYTSFDNETVGKTQGEALLKALGDKAKDGQIVMMNGSSTDPNAAQFKKGAHSVLDGKVKIGREYDTKEWKPENANSNMEGAISALGKDKIVGVYSANDGMAGGIITALKAAGIADIPVTGQDAELAGVQRIVTGEQYMSVYKPYPQEADVAAEMAVALAQGKSLDSIAKDKVDSPTTKAIPSVLVPVVSLTKDNIKDTVIKDGIYTVSEICTGKYKAACDKIGLK, encoded by the coding sequence ATGCGTCGCGCCGCCGTTGCGATTGCCGCCGGTGCGATGGCTGTTTCGCTTGCTGCCTGTGGCAGCGCCAAGGAGTCCGGCGACAACGCCGATTCCACGGGGTCCGCCAAGAAGGGCGACGACATCAAGGTCGGCCTGCTCCTTCCGGAGAACGCGACCGCGCGCTACGAGAAGTTCGACCGGCCGCTCATCCAGAAGAAGGTCAAGGAACTCACCAACGGCAAGGGCGAGGTCGTCTACGCCAACGCCAAGCAGGACGCCAGCACGCAGAACCAGCAGGTCGACACGATGGTGACCAACAAGGTCGACGTGCTGATCGTGGACGCGGTGGACTCCAAGGCCATTGCCGGCTCGGTGAAGAAGGCCAAGGACGCGGGCATCCCGGTCGTCGCCTACGACCGCCTGGCCGAGGGCCCGATCGACGCCTACACCTCGTTCGACAACGAGACCGTCGGCAAGACCCAGGGCGAGGCCCTGCTGAAGGCCCTGGGCGACAAGGCCAAGGACGGCCAGATCGTCATGATGAACGGGTCGTCCACCGACCCGAACGCCGCCCAGTTCAAGAAGGGCGCGCACTCCGTCCTCGACGGCAAGGTGAAGATCGGCCGCGAGTACGACACCAAGGAGTGGAAGCCGGAGAACGCCAACTCCAACATGGAGGGCGCCATCTCCGCCCTCGGCAAGGACAAGATCGTCGGCGTCTACTCCGCCAACGACGGCATGGCGGGCGGCATCATCACGGCCCTGAAGGCGGCCGGTATCGCCGACATCCCCGTCACCGGCCAGGACGCGGAACTCGCGGGCGTGCAGCGCATCGTCACCGGTGAGCAGTACATGAGCGTCTACAAGCCCTACCCGCAGGAGGCGGACGTCGCGGCCGAGATGGCCGTCGCCCTCGCCCAGGGCAAGTCGCTCGACTCGATCGCCAAGGACAAGGTCGACAGCCCGACCACCAAGGCCATCCCCTCCGTCCTGGTCCCGGTCGTCTCGCTGACCAAGGACAACATCAAGGACACCGTCATCAAGGACGGCATCTACACCGTGAGCGAGATCTGCACCGGCAAGTACAAGGCCGCCTGCGACAAGATCGGCCTCAAGTAG
- a CDS encoding ATP-binding cassette domain-containing protein: MVHVSATPVLALRGVSKRFGAVQALTDVELEVHAGEVVALVGDNGAGKSTLVKTIAGVHPIDEGVIEWDGRSVQINKPHDAQNLGIATVYQDLALCDNIDVVGNLYLGREIRKRGVLDEVEMERRSRELLDTLSIRIPSVRIPIASLSGGQRQTVAIARSMLGEPKLVILDEPTAALGVEQTAQVLDLVERLRERGHAVILISHNMADVKAVADKVAVLRLGRNNGIFEVKSTSQEEIISAITGATDNAVTRRAARTNGEVSK; encoded by the coding sequence ATGGTTCACGTGTCCGCTACGCCCGTGCTGGCGTTGCGCGGGGTCTCCAAGCGGTTCGGTGCCGTACAGGCGCTCACCGACGTAGAGCTTGAGGTCCACGCCGGTGAAGTGGTCGCCCTGGTCGGCGACAACGGCGCCGGAAAGTCCACGCTGGTCAAGACGATCGCCGGCGTGCACCCCATCGATGAGGGCGTCATCGAATGGGACGGCAGGTCCGTCCAGATCAACAAGCCGCACGACGCCCAGAACCTGGGTATCGCGACCGTCTACCAGGACCTCGCGCTGTGCGACAACATCGACGTCGTCGGCAACCTCTACCTGGGCCGGGAGATCCGCAAGCGCGGTGTCCTGGACGAGGTGGAGATGGAGCGCCGCTCCCGCGAGCTGCTCGACACGCTGTCGATCCGCATCCCCAGCGTGCGCATCCCGATCGCCTCGCTGTCCGGCGGCCAGCGCCAGACCGTGGCCATCGCCCGGTCCATGCTCGGCGAGCCGAAGCTGGTCATCCTCGACGAGCCCACCGCCGCCCTCGGCGTCGAGCAGACCGCGCAGGTCCTCGACCTGGTCGAGCGGCTGCGCGAGCGCGGCCACGCCGTGATCCTCATCAGCCACAACATGGCCGATGTGAAGGCCGTCGCGGACAAGGTCGCCGTGCTGCGCCTCGGGCGCAACAACGGCATCTTCGAGGTCAAGTCCACCTCGCAGGAAGAGATCATCTCCGCCATCACCGGCGCCACCGACAACGCCGTGACCCGCCGTGCGGCGCGCACGAACGGGGAGGTTTCCAAGTGA